One region of Sphingomonas kaistensis genomic DNA includes:
- a CDS encoding DNA polymerase Y family protein, which translates to MTRRICSLWLPNLSIERWAGLHADGPEVALARPLVLTAEGRHGPVIHAVTAAAAARGAAPGTRLTDARALDPALEAEAADLVGEAAWLRAAARWASRWSPLVEVDGAAALRLDVTGIAHLFGGEAALLADMERRFDAMGITARAAIAPTAGAAWALARYAPASPIAAEGLAAILAPLPVAALRLSPLATRTLTRLGLKLIGDLAGVPRKALARRFGKDDHPLDALDRALGRTAEPLTPLPEDPPPRALLPLKEPVLHPEAPAEALRLLIPRLAAELADRRLGARILALTAFRVDGSCCELQVATSIPSRAPDHLARLLGGVLEREGIDPGFGIDAFALEVRWWERLDPAQEGLVGEPGGEQAVAALIDRLSVRLGAAKVRRPCPVESHLPERAAGWADGVDAAEPPRQPGHQAGPHPTRLLDRPEAIAVIYATPEGLPRRFVWRRRVHDIARAQGPRRIAPEWWRSPSTARLRDYYKVEDSDGRRFWIFREGLVGDGRGGPPGWFVHGLFS; encoded by the coding sequence TTGACCCGGCGGATCTGCTCCCTGTGGCTGCCGAACCTGTCGATCGAGCGCTGGGCGGGGCTTCACGCCGACGGGCCTGAAGTCGCGCTCGCCCGCCCACTGGTGCTGACCGCCGAAGGCCGCCACGGGCCGGTGATCCATGCCGTCACTGCCGCCGCCGCAGCCCGCGGCGCGGCGCCGGGTACGCGGCTGACCGACGCCCGTGCGCTCGACCCCGCGCTGGAAGCGGAAGCTGCCGACCTTGTCGGCGAAGCGGCCTGGCTGCGCGCCGCCGCCCGCTGGGCCAGCCGCTGGTCGCCGCTGGTCGAGGTCGACGGCGCCGCCGCCCTGCGCCTCGACGTCACCGGGATCGCCCACCTGTTCGGCGGCGAGGCGGCGCTGCTGGCCGACATGGAGCGGCGCTTCGACGCCATGGGCATCACCGCCCGCGCAGCCATCGCCCCGACTGCCGGCGCGGCCTGGGCGCTGGCGCGTTACGCCCCCGCGTCGCCGATCGCCGCCGAGGGGCTGGCCGCCATCCTCGCCCCGCTGCCGGTTGCCGCCCTGCGCCTGTCGCCGCTCGCCACCCGCACCCTGACCCGCCTCGGCCTGAAGCTGATCGGCGACCTTGCCGGGGTGCCGCGCAAGGCGCTCGCCCGGCGCTTCGGCAAGGACGACCATCCGCTCGACGCGCTCGACCGCGCGCTGGGCCGCACCGCCGAACCGCTCACCCCGCTGCCCGAGGACCCGCCCCCGCGCGCACTGCTGCCGCTCAAGGAGCCGGTGCTCCACCCGGAGGCCCCGGCCGAAGCCCTGCGCCTGCTGATCCCGCGCCTTGCCGCAGAGCTTGCCGACCGCCGGCTCGGTGCCCGGATCCTCGCGCTCACCGCCTTCCGGGTCGACGGCAGTTGCTGCGAACTCCAGGTCGCGACCTCGATTCCTTCCCGTGCGCCCGATCACCTCGCCCGGCTGCTCGGCGGCGTGCTCGAGCGCGAGGGGATCGACCCCGGCTTCGGCATCGACGCCTTCGCGCTGGAGGTCCGCTGGTGGGAACGGCTCGACCCCGCACAGGAAGGGCTGGTCGGCGAGCCCGGCGGGGAGCAGGCGGTAGCGGCGCTGATCGACCGGCTGAGCGTCCGTCTCGGCGCCGCCAAGGTGCGCCGCCCATGCCCGGTCGAAAGCCATCTACCCGAACGCGCCGCCGGCTGGGCCGACGGGGTCGATGCCGCCGAACCTCCCCGGCAGCCCGGGCACCAGGCCGGTCCCCATCCCACCCGCCTGCTCGACCGGCCCGAGGCGATTGCGGTCATCTATGCCACTCCCGAAGGCCTCCCCCGCCGCTTCGTGTGGCGGCGCCGGGTCCATGACATCGCCCGCGCGCAGGGGCCGCGGCGGATCGCGCCCGAATGGTGGCGCTCGCCCTCCACCGCCCGCCTGCGCGATTATTACAAGGTCGAGGACAGCGACGGCCGGCGGTTCTGGATCTTCCGCGAGGGCCTGGTCGGCGACGGCCGTGGCGGCCCGCCCGGGTGGTTCGTCCACGGGCTGTTTTCCTGA
- a CDS encoding ImuA family protein — translation MDPRFRLVAGGESRAAEEGSGNTSLPVAAVPRPGGAPTLSELFPALPRDAGWTGFVLAHLHPAKPLLWVQERMAILEAGRVHPAGLGPLGPGLIHVEARDAKAALWAMEEGLRCAGIGAVIGELWGDPQALDFTATRRLAVAAERTGVACWLVRLQGAANLSGARERWRLGSAPSEAHPLDPKAPGAPRWEADLFRSRRQAPARWIVGLDPADLLPVAAEPVDRALGGASRRRA, via the coding sequence GTGGATCCAAGGTTTCGCCTGGTCGCCGGCGGGGAATCCCGCGCGGCTGAAGAGGGAAGTGGCAACACGTCCCTGCCGGTGGCGGCCGTCCCGCGGCCGGGTGGCGCGCCCACCCTGTCCGAACTGTTCCCCGCCTTGCCCCGCGACGCCGGCTGGACCGGCTTCGTCCTTGCCCACCTCCATCCCGCAAAGCCCTTGCTGTGGGTGCAGGAAAGGATGGCGATCCTCGAGGCCGGGAGGGTCCACCCCGCGGGCCTGGGTCCGCTCGGCCCCGGGCTCATCCATGTCGAGGCGCGCGACGCCAAGGCTGCCTTGTGGGCAATGGAGGAGGGCCTCCGATGCGCGGGGATAGGCGCGGTGATCGGCGAATTGTGGGGCGATCCGCAGGCGCTCGACTTCACCGCCACGCGGCGGTTGGCGGTGGCGGCGGAGCGGACGGGGGTCGCCTGCTGGCTGGTCCGGCTGCAGGGCGCGGCCAACCTCAGCGGCGCGCGCGAACGCTGGCGGCTGGGCAGCGCGCCGAGCGAGGCCCATCCGCTCGACCCCAAGGCGCCCGGCGCGCCGCGCTGGGAGGCCGACCTGTTCCGCTCGCGGCGCCAGGCCCCGGCCCGCTGGATCGTCGGCCTTGACCCGGCGGATCTGCTCCCTGTGGCTGCCGAACCTGTCGATCGAGCGCTGGGCGGGGCTTCACGCCGACGGGCCTGA
- the fumC gene encoding class II fumarate hydratase, with product MTNTRTETDSFGPIEVPADCYWGAQTQRSLGNFPFGERERMPIRLVHAQAIVKQAAARVNRKHGLDGKLADAMESAASAIIAGQHDDQFPLTIWQTGSGTQTNMNVNEVIAGIANEALGQGKGGKSPVHPNDHVNKSQSSNDSFPSALHVAAVLAAEQQLYPALEQLTAALEAKAKAWDGIVKIGRTHTQDATPLTLGQEFSGYAAQLVNCRKRIEGALEGNLRKLAIGGTAVGTGLNAPAGWSDDMCAAISDIAGSRFEPAPNKFAEMAARDGLVFFHGALATLAVALTKIGNDIRFLGSGPRSGLGELSLPENEPGSSIMPGKVNPTQVESLTMVCAQVIGNGQAVTVGGMQGHFELNVFMPLIGSNVLRSVELLSIAMVSFAERCVEGMTANEAQIAELVGRSLMLVTALAPEIGYDNAATIAKHAHKKGQTLKEAGLELGLVDAETFDRVVRPETMIGR from the coding sequence ATGACCAACACCCGCACCGAAACCGACAGCTTCGGCCCGATCGAGGTTCCTGCCGATTGCTATTGGGGGGCGCAGACCCAGCGCAGCCTCGGCAACTTTCCGTTCGGGGAGCGGGAGCGAATGCCGATCCGGCTGGTCCACGCGCAGGCGATCGTGAAGCAGGCGGCAGCGCGGGTGAACCGCAAGCATGGCCTCGACGGCAAGCTTGCCGATGCGATGGAAAGCGCCGCTTCGGCCATCATTGCGGGTCAGCACGACGATCAGTTCCCGCTCACCATCTGGCAGACCGGCAGCGGCACCCAGACCAACATGAACGTCAACGAGGTGATCGCGGGCATCGCCAACGAGGCGCTGGGACAGGGCAAGGGCGGCAAGAGCCCGGTCCACCCCAACGATCACGTCAACAAGAGCCAGAGCTCCAACGACAGTTTCCCGAGCGCGCTTCACGTCGCGGCCGTGCTGGCCGCCGAGCAGCAGCTTTATCCCGCGCTCGAGCAATTGACTGCTGCGCTGGAGGCCAAGGCCAAGGCGTGGGACGGGATCGTCAAGATCGGCCGCACCCACACCCAGGATGCGACCCCGCTGACGCTGGGCCAGGAATTTTCGGGCTATGCCGCGCAGCTGGTCAATTGCCGCAAGCGGATCGAGGGCGCGCTCGAAGGCAATCTGCGCAAGCTCGCGATCGGTGGCACCGCGGTCGGCACCGGGCTCAACGCGCCCGCCGGCTGGTCGGACGACATGTGCGCGGCGATCAGCGACATTGCGGGCAGCCGGTTCGAGCCCGCCCCCAACAAGTTCGCCGAAATGGCCGCGCGCGATGGCCTCGTCTTCTTCCACGGCGCGCTCGCCACGCTGGCGGTGGCGCTGACCAAGATCGGCAACGACATCCGCTTTCTCGGCTCCGGCCCGCGCTCGGGCCTCGGCGAACTCAGCCTGCCCGAGAACGAGCCGGGCAGCTCGATCATGCCGGGCAAGGTCAATCCGACCCAGGTGGAAAGCCTGACGATGGTCTGCGCCCAGGTGATCGGCAACGGCCAGGCGGTGACCGTCGGCGGGATGCAGGGGCATTTCGAATTGAACGTGTTCATGCCGCTGATCGGTTCCAACGTGCTGCGGTCGGTCGAACTGCTGTCGATCGCGATGGTCAGCTTTGCCGAACGCTGTGTCGAAGGCATGACCGCCAACGAGGCGCAGATCGCCGAGCTGGTCGGGCGATCGCTGATGCTGGTCACCGCGCTCGCGCCCGAGATCGGCTACGACAATGCCGCGACCATCGCCAAGCATGCCCACAAGAAGGGGCAGACGCTGAAGGAGGCCGGGCTCGAGCTCGGGCTGGTCGATGCCGAGACCTTCGACCGGGTGGTCCGGCCCGAGACGATGATCGGGCGGTAG
- a CDS encoding SspB family protein, whose translation MADESPESLIPYDEIVQEALRDVVGRVLSSVEKGGSLPGGHHFYITFRTRMAGVEIPKHLAQRFPDEMTIVIQHRYWDLHVAPDFFTVGLSFGGVPAMLRVPFAAVTDFVDPAVDFSLKFQANGAENDGHEDHDDAENDVPVAVPVEDGSNVVSVDFTRKK comes from the coding sequence ATGGCCGACGAGAGTCCAGAAAGCCTGATTCCCTATGACGAGATCGTGCAGGAAGCGCTGCGCGATGTGGTCGGGAGAGTGCTGTCCTCGGTCGAGAAGGGCGGATCGCTTCCGGGCGGCCACCATTTCTACATCACCTTCCGCACGCGGATGGCAGGGGTCGAGATTCCCAAGCATCTCGCCCAGCGGTTCCCGGACGAGATGACCATCGTCATCCAGCACCGTTACTGGGACCTGCATGTCGCGCCCGACTTCTTCACGGTGGGTCTGAGCTTCGGCGGCGTGCCCGCGATGCTTCGGGTCCCGTTCGCGGCGGTGACCGATTTCGTTGATCCGGCGGTCGACTTCAGCCTCAAGTTCCAGGCCAATGGGGCCGAGAACGATGGCCACGAAGACCATGACGACGCCGAAAACGACGTCCCGGTCGCGGTGCCGGTGGAAGACGGCTCCAACGTCGTCTCGGTGGATTTCACTCGCAAGAAATGA
- a CDS encoding HIT domain-containing protein, whose amino-acid sequence MPIDHKQPYDDSNIFARILRGELPCRKVLETDHALAFHDINPVAAVHVLVIPKGAYVSWDDFAATAPEAEIAGFVRAIGETARLVGAEPQGYRILANSGKRAGQEVPHLHVHLFGGQPLGPMLAR is encoded by the coding sequence ATGCCAATCGATCACAAGCAGCCGTACGATGACAGCAACATCTTCGCGCGGATCCTGCGCGGCGAGCTGCCGTGCCGCAAGGTGTTGGAAACAGACCATGCCCTGGCCTTCCACGACATCAATCCGGTGGCCGCGGTGCACGTGCTGGTGATCCCCAAGGGCGCCTACGTCAGCTGGGACGATTTCGCGGCCACCGCGCCCGAAGCGGAAATCGCCGGCTTCGTCCGGGCGATCGGCGAGACCGCCCGGCTGGTCGGTGCAGAACCGCAGGGCTACCGGATCCTCGCCAACAGCGGCAAGCGCGCCGGCCAGGAAGTGCCGCACCTCCATGTCCACCTGTTCGGTGGTCAGCCGCTGGGACCGATGCTCGCGCGCTGA
- a CDS encoding amino acid permease has product MASAAPKKTLIGRMFARKSIAQVQQESASSELKRTLGKWNLLLLGVGCIIGAGIFVRTGSAAALHAGPAVLLSFVVAGIVCAFAGLCYAELSSTLPVSGSAYTYGYTTLGEFVAWIMGALLLLEYGLAASVVAVGWGGYVVSLLADFGLVIPPQFTGPAGYTLMKEGAPVLINGAEVVTLFNLPAFLICLALSVLLVVGVSESAKVNNAIVAIKVSVLVAFIVVGGLIVLSNFGDLVTRNWTPFIPENTGEGQFGVDGIMRAASIVFFAYIGFEAVSTAGQEAKDPKRDMPFGIIGSLIVCTVIYMLVAAIMTLLVPYAQLNVPDPVAVVVDNFGPTWSWLAKIIKIGAIIGLTSVVLVLMYAQTRIFYTMARDGLLPKVFATVHPRFKTPYINTILVGIITAIAAGFFDINVLGDMTSVGTLAAFAIVCLSVIYLRRSAPELPRGFKVPLYPILPIFGILSCLYLITTVPWNVLVFFIWYMLGMTALYFIYGMHNSELGKGHTVTADGEMPYFPEDNPDGGTVTRD; this is encoded by the coding sequence ATGGCCAGTGCCGCGCCAAAGAAGACACTGATTGGGCGAATGTTCGCCCGCAAGTCGATCGCTCAAGTTCAGCAGGAGTCCGCGTCGAGCGAACTCAAGCGGACGCTGGGCAAGTGGAACCTGCTGCTGCTCGGCGTCGGCTGCATCATCGGCGCGGGCATCTTCGTCCGCACCGGCAGCGCCGCCGCCCTGCACGCCGGCCCGGCTGTGCTGCTGAGCTTCGTGGTGGCGGGCATCGTCTGCGCGTTCGCGGGCCTCTGCTACGCCGAACTCTCCTCGACCCTGCCAGTCTCGGGGTCGGCCTACACGTATGGCTACACCACGCTGGGCGAATTCGTCGCCTGGATCATGGGCGCGCTGCTGCTGCTCGAATACGGGCTTGCGGCATCGGTCGTGGCGGTCGGCTGGGGCGGCTACGTCGTCAGTCTGCTGGCCGACTTCGGGCTGGTCATTCCGCCCCAATTCACCGGGCCCGCCGGCTACACGCTAATGAAGGAAGGCGCGCCGGTGCTAATCAACGGCGCCGAGGTCGTCACCCTGTTCAACCTCCCCGCCTTCCTGATCTGCCTTGCGCTGTCGGTCCTGCTGGTGGTCGGCGTGTCGGAATCGGCCAAGGTCAACAACGCCATCGTCGCGATCAAGGTCAGCGTGCTGGTCGCCTTCATCGTCGTCGGCGGCCTGATCGTCCTGTCCAACTTCGGTGACCTCGTCACCCGCAACTGGACCCCGTTCATTCCGGAAAACACCGGCGAGGGGCAATTCGGCGTCGACGGCATCATGCGTGCCGCCTCCATCGTCTTCTTCGCCTACATCGGCTTCGAAGCGGTCTCGACCGCCGGGCAGGAAGCCAAGGATCCCAAGCGCGACATGCCGTTCGGGATCATCGGGTCGCTGATCGTCTGCACCGTCATCTACATGCTGGTGGCCGCGATCATGACCCTGCTGGTGCCCTACGCCCAGCTCAACGTGCCTGACCCCGTCGCCGTCGTCGTCGACAACTTCGGCCCGACCTGGAGCTGGCTGGCCAAGATCATCAAGATCGGCGCGATCATCGGCCTGACCTCGGTCGTGCTGGTGCTGATGTATGCCCAGACCCGCATTTTCTACACCATGGCCCGTGACGGCCTGCTGCCGAAGGTGTTCGCGACGGTCCACCCGCGGTTCAAGACGCCGTACATCAACACCATCCTGGTCGGCATCATCACCGCCATCGCCGCCGGCTTCTTCGACATCAACGTGCTGGGCGACATGACCTCGGTCGGAACGCTGGCGGCCTTCGCCATCGTCTGCCTGTCGGTGATCTACCTCCGCCGTTCCGCGCCGGAACTGCCGCGCGGGTTCAAGGTGCCGCTTTATCCGATCCTGCCGATCTTCGGCATCCTCTCCTGTCTGTACCTGATCACCACCGTTCCGTGGAACGTGCTGGTGTTCTTCATCTGGTACATGCTCGGCATGACCGCGCTGTATTTCATCTACGGCATGCACAACAGCGAGCTGGGCAAGGGCCACACCGTCACTGCCGACGGCGAAATGCCCTACTTCCCCGAGGACAATCCCGACGGGGGCACCGTGACCCGCGACTAA
- a CDS encoding adenosine kinase, translating into MTAPRYDVLAIGNAIVDVIADADDAFLEAQGLDKASMRLIDEAEAERLYGLMGPGREASGGSAGNTAAGLAAFGIKTAFIGQVADDQLGAIYRHDIRSLGVDFDTPARGDVGATARCLILVTADAQRTMNTFLGAAQQLSPDAIDLDAVRDAGILYLEGYLWDPEVPRAAMEAAIAAAREAGRKVAFTLSDTFCVDRHRDGFHRLLDEKKVDILFANEAELLAMTGESDFEAALASLSAKVPVLAVTRSEQGAVAVAGSERASVPAEPIERLVDTTGAGDLFAAGFLAGQARGLSLEASIRLGAIAAAEVIQHYGARPEADLKALAGDIL; encoded by the coding sequence ATGACCGCTCCCCGCTACGACGTGCTCGCCATCGGCAATGCCATCGTCGATGTGATCGCCGATGCCGACGACGCCTTTCTCGAGGCGCAGGGTCTCGACAAGGCGAGCATGCGGCTGATCGACGAGGCCGAGGCCGAGCGGCTCTACGGCCTGATGGGTCCGGGCCGCGAGGCAAGCGGCGGGTCGGCCGGCAACACCGCGGCGGGACTTGCCGCGTTTGGCATCAAGACCGCCTTCATCGGCCAGGTCGCCGACGACCAGCTCGGTGCCATCTATCGCCACGACATCCGCAGCCTGGGTGTCGACTTCGACACTCCGGCCCGAGGCGACGTCGGCGCCACCGCGCGCTGCCTGATCCTGGTCACCGCCGATGCGCAGCGGACCATGAACACCTTCCTCGGCGCGGCGCAGCAGCTGTCGCCGGACGCCATCGACCTCGATGCCGTGCGCGATGCGGGCATCCTCTATCTCGAAGGCTATCTGTGGGACCCCGAAGTGCCGCGGGCCGCGATGGAAGCCGCGATCGCCGCTGCGCGCGAGGCAGGCCGCAAGGTCGCCTTTACGTTGAGCGACACCTTCTGCGTCGACCGCCACCGCGACGGCTTCCACCGTCTGCTCGACGAGAAGAAGGTCGACATCCTGTTCGCCAACGAGGCTGAACTGCTGGCGATGACCGGCGAGAGCGACTTCGAGGCGGCCCTCGCCAGCCTGTCGGCCAAGGTGCCGGTGCTGGCCGTCACCCGCAGCGAGCAGGGTGCGGTGGCGGTTGCCGGTTCGGAGCGCGCCTCGGTCCCGGCCGAGCCGATCGAGCGCCTGGTCGACACTACCGGTGCGGGGGACCTGTTCGCCGCCGGCTTCCTCGCCGGCCAGGCCCGCGGGCTCAGCCTCGAAGCCTCGATCCGTCTCGGCGCGATCGCCGCGGCGGAAGTGATCCAGCATTATGGCGCCCGTCCCGAGGCTGACCTCAAGGCGCTTGCTGGCGACATTCTCTAG
- the queG gene encoding tRNA epoxyqueuosine(34) reductase QueG encodes MLEPASLKERIRAEAERLGFVSCGFARADAVPEAGDRLREWLAEGRHGAMGWMEERAGQRASPQGLWPEANSVIALAMSYAPAGDPRALEAEPSLGRISVYAQGADYHKTVKKALKALARFIVDACPSELKVFVDTAPVMEKPLSAAAGIGWQGKHTNLLSRTHGNWLFLGVIFTELELEPDLPASDHCGSCSACMVACPTGAIDGPGRLDARRCISYLTIEHSGPIPLEYREAIGNRIYGCDDCLAACPWNRFAAQAQANRAFLPRAELVAPALGDLLALDDASFRELFSGSPIKRIGVGRFLRNCLIAAGNSGDLALAARVEALRGDEDPVVAEAAEWASARLLSGSG; translated from the coding sequence GTGCTTGAACCCGCAAGCCTTAAGGAACGGATACGCGCCGAGGCCGAGCGGCTGGGTTTCGTGTCGTGCGGCTTCGCGCGTGCCGATGCGGTGCCGGAGGCGGGCGATCGATTGCGCGAGTGGCTGGCCGAAGGGCGCCACGGCGCGATGGGCTGGATGGAGGAGCGCGCCGGCCAGCGGGCCAGTCCGCAGGGCTTGTGGCCGGAGGCGAACAGCGTGATCGCGCTGGCGATGAGCTATGCCCCCGCGGGCGATCCGCGCGCGCTGGAGGCGGAGCCGTCGCTTGGCCGCATCAGCGTCTATGCCCAGGGCGCCGACTATCACAAGACGGTCAAGAAGGCGCTGAAGGCGCTCGCCCGCTTCATCGTCGACGCTTGCCCAAGCGAGCTCAAGGTATTCGTCGATACCGCCCCCGTGATGGAAAAGCCGCTCAGCGCAGCGGCCGGGATCGGGTGGCAGGGCAAGCATACCAATCTCCTGTCGCGCACCCACGGCAACTGGCTGTTCCTCGGCGTCATCTTCACCGAGCTGGAGCTGGAGCCCGACCTGCCGGCAAGCGATCATTGCGGCAGTTGCAGCGCCTGCATGGTGGCCTGCCCGACCGGGGCGATCGACGGGCCGGGCCGGCTCGATGCGCGGCGGTGCATTTCCTACCTGACGATCGAGCATTCGGGCCCGATCCCGCTCGAATATCGCGAGGCGATCGGCAACCGCATCTACGGCTGCGACGATTGCCTCGCCGCCTGCCCGTGGAACCGGTTCGCCGCGCAGGCGCAGGCCAATCGCGCCTTCCTGCCCCGCGCCGAACTGGTCGCGCCGGCCCTGGGGGATTTGCTGGCGCTCGACGACGCGAGCTTCCGCGAACTGTTCTCGGGCAGTCCGATCAAGCGGATCGGAGTCGGGCGCTTCCTGCGCAACTGCCTGATCGCGGCGGGCAACAGCGGCGACCTGGCGCTGGCGGCGCGGGTCGAGGCGCTGCGCGGGGACGAGGATCCGGTGGTGGCGGAAGCCGCCGAATGGGCCAGCGCCAGGCTCCTCAGCGGGTCAGGCTGA
- a CDS encoding ATP-binding cassette domain-containing protein: MQREAEAAVEARDLVKIFGTKRAVDGVSLQVPAGSIFGLLGPNGAGKTTTLRMLLGIIDPDSGTRSLLGRSAPLTAANEVGYLPEERGLYPSMTAREAIAFMGALRGLPIAEGRRRATALLADRGLAEWEKKPIRTLSKGMAQTVQLLGTLVHKPRLIVLDEPFSGLDAINQEKLEALIRAEAEAGATIIFSTHVIAHAERLCERIAIIAAGKVAFAGAVDEARDRLRPVVRLQTRAGDGAWRAALPAGARQVGREWRFELPEGGPEPLLRALIDGGAGIDTLSIERPGLHDAFVAIAGASAAAEMGKEVPA, translated from the coding sequence GTGCAGCGTGAAGCAGAGGCCGCAGTCGAAGCGCGCGACCTCGTAAAGATTTTCGGGACCAAGCGCGCGGTCGACGGGGTGAGCCTGCAAGTGCCGGCGGGCAGCATCTTCGGACTGCTCGGCCCCAACGGCGCGGGCAAGACAACCACGCTGCGCATGCTGCTGGGGATCATCGACCCCGATAGCGGCACCCGCAGCCTGCTCGGCCGCTCGGCCCCGCTGACCGCCGCCAACGAGGTCGGCTACCTGCCCGAGGAGCGCGGGCTCTATCCTTCGATGACCGCGCGCGAAGCGATCGCATTCATGGGCGCACTGCGCGGACTGCCGATCGCCGAAGGCCGCCGCCGCGCCACCGCCCTGCTCGCCGATCGCGGCCTGGCCGAGTGGGAGAAGAAGCCGATCCGCACCCTTTCCAAGGGCATGGCGCAGACCGTCCAACTGCTCGGCACCCTGGTCCACAAGCCGCGCCTGATCGTGCTCGATGAGCCCTTCTCCGGGCTGGACGCAATCAACCAGGAGAAACTGGAAGCGCTGATCCGGGCGGAGGCCGAGGCCGGCGCAACGATCATCTTCTCGACCCACGTCATCGCCCACGCCGAACGGCTGTGCGAGCGGATCGCGATCATCGCCGCGGGCAAGGTCGCCTTCGCCGGCGCGGTCGACGAAGCGCGCGACCGGTTGCGACCGGTAGTCCGGCTGCAGACCCGAGCCGGGGACGGCGCCTGGCGGGCCGCGCTTCCCGCCGGGGCGCGGCAAGTCGGCCGCGAATGGCGGTTCGAGCTTCCCGAAGGTGGACCGGAGCCTCTGCTCCGCGCGCTTATCGACGGCGGCGCGGGGATCGACACGCTGTCGATCGAGCGGCCGGGCCTGCACGACGCCTTCGTCGCCATCGCCGGCGCCTCCGCCGCAGCCGAGATGGGCAAGGAGGTGCCGGCATGA
- a CDS encoding ABC transporter permease encodes MTRHLNKLQAAFVIARRDYTATVFSRAFLFFLLGPLFPILLGVLFGGIGAKVASDTERVRVAVIAAPAEFARVERARMELAALPGTGQLPLLKAAPLGTDYKSLLNDTDGSVIAVLEYPFNAPSLIGKVSGSDPIVGQVRLILDRAANGPTPIPEIGVIQLRQTAGATRNAREITARAGQALLFLLTLLLSGMLLSQLIEEKSNKVIEVLAAAVPVESIFIGKLFAMLAMSLTGIAVWMTVAISFLLLFAPGLFAVLPVPAIGWPLFLLLGALYYGMSYLLIGAAFLGIGAQASTAREVQTLSMPVTMGQVGLLLLANFAISDPHGSAGIAAAAFPLSSPFAMMARAALDGAVLPHLAALLWQGLWVALMLKLVAAWFRRSVLNSSGPRPRWWKRVEIPSGLQP; translated from the coding sequence ATGACCCGCCACCTCAACAAGCTCCAGGCCGCCTTCGTCATCGCCCGGCGCGACTATACGGCGACGGTGTTCAGCCGCGCCTTCCTTTTCTTCCTTCTCGGCCCGCTGTTCCCGATCCTGCTCGGCGTGCTGTTCGGCGGCATCGGCGCCAAGGTTGCCAGCGATACGGAGCGGGTCCGGGTGGCGGTAATCGCCGCGCCGGCTGAATTCGCCCGCGTCGAACGGGCGCGGATGGAACTCGCTGCGCTGCCCGGCACCGGTCAGTTACCGCTGCTAAAGGCTGCGCCGCTGGGCACCGATTACAAGAGCCTCCTCAACGACACTGACGGTTCGGTGATTGCGGTGCTCGAGTATCCGTTCAATGCGCCGTCGCTGATCGGCAAGGTCAGTGGCAGCGATCCAATAGTGGGGCAGGTCCGGCTGATCCTCGACCGCGCGGCGAACGGGCCGACCCCTATCCCCGAGATCGGAGTCATCCAGCTCAGGCAAACCGCCGGCGCGACCCGCAACGCACGCGAGATCACCGCACGCGCCGGCCAAGCCTTGCTGTTCCTGCTGACCCTGCTGCTGTCCGGCATGCTGCTCAGCCAGTTGATCGAGGAAAAATCGAACAAGGTGATCGAGGTGCTGGCCGCCGCGGTGCCGGTAGAATCGATCTTCATCGGCAAGCTGTTCGCGATGCTGGCGATGAGCCTGACGGGAATCGCGGTGTGGATGACTGTCGCTATCAGCTTCCTGCTGCTGTTCGCGCCCGGGCTGTTCGCGGTGCTTCCGGTGCCGGCCATCGGCTGGCCGTTGTTCCTGCTGCTCGGCGCGCTCTATTACGGAATGAGCTACCTGCTGATCGGTGCCGCCTTCCTCGGGATCGGGGCGCAGGCCAGCACCGCGCGCGAAGTGCAGACTCTGTCGATGCCGGTCACCATGGGCCAGGTCGGGCTGCTGCTGCTGGCCAATTTCGCGATCAGCGATCCGCACGGCTCGGCCGGGATCGCCGCTGCCGCCTTTCCCCTGTCCTCGCCCTTCGCGATGATGGCGCGTGCAGCGCTGGACGGCGCGGTCCTGCCCCACCTGGCGGCGCTGTTGTGGCAGGGCCTGTGGGTAGCGCTGATGCTGAAGCTGGTGGCGGCCTGGTTCCGCCGCTCGGTCCTCAACAGCAGCGGCCCGCGCCCGCGCTGGTGGAAACGCGTGGAGATCCCTTCAGGCCTGCAGCCCTAG